The following are from one region of the Nymphaea colorata isolate Beijing-Zhang1983 chromosome 7, ASM883128v2, whole genome shotgun sequence genome:
- the LOC116257649 gene encoding glycine--tRNA ligase, mitochondrial 1-like, whose amino-acid sequence MFLYFRPYLSCHRHRLLLSTFLRNPNPKSSKPLLPCLLPHSIRRLSGQIAAMDATVDSLRRAVSEKQAAAEKQGEIVRAMKADSGASKLEIDAAVEGLKGLKAEVSALSAELQAKLAVDGSNGGGLSREAFREKVVNTLERRLFYIPSFKIYRGVAGLYDYGPPGCAIKSNVLAFWRQHFVLEENMLEVDCPCVTPEVVLKASGHVDKFTDLMVKDEKTGTCYRADHLLKDYCKEKLEKDLTLPVEKAEELKHVLAVLDDLSAEELGAKLKEYGITAPDTKNPLSDPYPFNLMFSTSIGPSGLSPGYMRPETAQGIFVNFKDLYYYNGNKLPFAAAQIGQAFRNEISPRQGLLRVREFTLAEIEHFVDPNNKLHTKFKDVADLEFLMFPREEQMSGKSSRKLRLSDAVSKGTINNETLGYFIGRTYLFLTSLGINKDRLRFRQHLPNEMAHYAADCWDAEIECSYGWIECVGIADRSAYDLHAHTEKSGVPLVAQEKYPEPREVEKLIIAPAKKELGIAFKAEQKKIAEALEAMTEKEAMEMKANLESAGEVEFHVCTLGKAVKISKKMVSISKEIKKEHQRVFTPSVIEPSFGIGRIIYCLFEHSFYTRPSKAGDEQLNVFSFPPLVAPIKCTVFPLIQNQLYDEVAKQISKSLTAAGISHKIDITGTSIGKRYARTDELGVPFAITVDSTTSVTIRERDSKDQIRVSVEEVSSVMKEVTDGQSTWADILWRYPTHSSGPAE is encoded by the exons ATGTTCCTGTATTTCCGCCCATACCTTTCCTGTCATCGTCACCGTCTCCTCCTCTCCACTTTCTTGAGAAACCCTAATCCTAAGAGCTCTAAACCCTTGCTTCCCTGCCTCCTCCCTCACTCGATCCGCCGACTGTCCGGCCAGATTGCGGCCATGGACGCCACCGTCGACTCCCTCCGCAGGGCCGTGTCGGAGAAGCAGGCGGCAGCCGAGAAGCAGGGCGAGATCGTCCGCGCAATGAAGGCGGACTCGGGAGCGTCTAAGCTGGAGATCGATGCAGCTGTTGAGGGCCTCAAGGGTCTCAAGGCGGAGGTCTCCGCGCTGTCCGCTGAGCTACAGGCGAAGCTCGCCGTCGATGGGTCTAATGGGGGGGGCCTCAGCAGGGAGGCGTTTAGGGAGAAGGTGGTGAACACCCTTGAAAGGAGGCTCTTTTACATTCCTTCGTTCAAGATCTACCGGGGCGTGGCCGGGCTGTACGATTACGGGCCTCCTGGTTGTGCTATCAAGTCGAACGTCCTTGCCTTCTGGCGGCAG CATTTTGTGCTTGAGGAGAATATGTTGGAGGTGGACTGCCCTTGCGTCACCCCTGAAGTTGTGTTGAAGGCTTCAGGCCACGTAGACAAGTTCACAGATCTCATGGTGAAAGATGAGAAAACTGGAACATGCTATCGAGCAGATCACTTGCTCAAAGATTACTGCAAGGAGAAACTTGAGAAGGACCTCACGCTACCTGTTGAGAAGGCAGAGGAACTGAAACATGTGCTTGCGGTTCTTGATGACCTATCTGCTGAAGAACTTGGTGCAAAGCTCAAGGAATATGGCATAACTGCACCTGATACAAAGAACCCCCTCTCTGATCCATACCCTTTCAATTTGATGTTTTCTACGTCTATTGGCCCATCTGGCTTGAGTCCAGG GTACATGAGGCCAGAAACAGCACAAGGCATCTTTGTGAACTTTAAAGACCTATACTATTACAATGGCAACAAACTCCCTTTTGCTGCTGCACAGATTGGCCAGGCCTTCAGAAATGAG ATATCTCCTCGGCAAGGGCTTCTCCGAGTTCGTGAGTTCACTTTGGCTGAGATTGAACATTTTGTGGATCCAAACAATAAATTACATACCAAATTTAAAGATGTTGCTGATTTGGAGTTTTTGATGTTCCCGAGAGAAGAACAAATGTCTGGAAAGTCATCTAGAAAGCTTCGCCTTAGTGATGCGGTCTCAAAG GGAACCATTAATAATGAGACCCTAGGCTACTTTATTGGGAGGACATACCTCTTCTTAACATCACTTGGTATCAACAAAGATCGTTTGCGCTTCCGCCAGCATTTACCCAATGAGATGGCCCATTATGCAGCAGATTGTTGGGATGCAGAGATTGAATGCTCTTACGGTTGGATTGAGTGTGTTGGTATTGCTGATAGGTCTGCATACGATCTACATGCACACACG GAAAAAAGTGGTGTCCCATTGGTTGCCCAAGAGAAGTATCCAGAACCAAGGGAGGTTGag AAACTGATAATTGCTCCTGCAAAAAAAGAGCTTGGGATTGCATTCAAGGCTGAACAGAAAAAAATTGCTGAAGCCCTAGAG GCCATGACTGAAAAGGAAGCCATGGAAATGAAAGCTAATCTAGAATCAGCTGGGGAGGTTGAGTTCCACGTATGTACTCTTGGCAAGGCTGTTAAAATCTCCAAAAAGATGGTCTCAATTTCAAAGGAGATTAAGAAAGAGCACCAAAGGGTATTTACGCCATCTGTTATTGAACCCTCTTTTGGTATTGGAAGGATAATCTACTGCCTCTTTGAGCATTCCTTCTACACAAGACCAAGCAAAGCTGGTGATGAGCAGCTGAATGTGTTCAGCTTCCCTCCACTAGTTGCACCGATCAAATGTACTGTGTTTCCCCTGATTCAGAATCAGCTGTACGATGAAGTTGCAAAACAGATATCTAAATCATTGACTGCAGCTGGGATATCACATAAAATAGATATAACAGGTACATCCATTGGTAAACGATATGCAAGAACTGATGAGCTTGGTGTTCCATTTGCCATTACTGTTGATTCCACAACCTCCGTGACAATCCGGGAGAGGGACAGTAAAGACCAGATCCGAGTATCAGTTGAGGAGGTCTCATCAGTGATGAAGGAGGTGACAGATGGGCAGAGCACCTGGGCCGACATTCTTTGGAGGTACCCCACTCATTCCTCAGGGCCAGCTGAGTGA